The Malassezia restricta chromosome I, complete sequence genome contains the following window.
CCCTAGTCGAACACATTCTACATCGTATCGTGTTGGCACCATGGCCAAATCATGAACCGGAACTTGATACGGAATGGATCGACGATGATTCCATGCCATTACCGCTTCGCACGCGTTTGGGCTCTTTGCGTGTATTGACGCAATGGTGTTGCGTTCAAAAAAAAGCGGATTTGGTGCCTCCCGTACTCAAACTTCTCTGGATTCTTCTTGGCACGGGTGAAGTGCATCGTGATCAGCACATACCCCTAGGCGTGCGGTCACGCTTGCGATTGTTTGCAGCCCAATGTATCTTGAAACTAGCTACATGTGATGCATACGCTTCGCTTATTCTTCCGCGTATGGGTCGTTTATCCTATGCACTTCAAGACGAGTGTTTTCAAGTTCGGATGCATCTATTACATGATCTCCTCTTGTATTTAATGCGCGATGAGCTTCCCACAGAATTCCACGCTGCTATCTTTCTGGTGGCCTTTGATCCTGAGGATGAGCCACGCGTACAAGTCGCTTCTTACACCCGACGTTTGCAGGTCTTACCGCCCATCGTTAGGCACGAGCGATTAGAACGTATCATTGTGCGATTTCTGCATCTTCTTGCCCATCATCCGGACCTAAATGCGGAATCACCTCAAACACTGTGTTCCTTTGCAAGATACTTGGAATTTTACCTTGCATGTGTCGCCTGTGAGACTAACATTGGCGTGCTGGCACGTTTTTCGGCATGTGTGCGAACATACATCGATCTATCGCTATCAGAACCTAGCGTCGAAAACAGTCGACCGCTCTACGCAATGGCGGAGCTGGCGCAGTTTTTAATACAGCGCCTGGCTGACAACCACGGATGGACCATATATCCCGTCGATGAAGAAGCGCCGTGTCCGAAAGACATCCTGAGAAGCACCGGCAccatcgcacgcagcgtacTGGATGGAGAAGTATGGGAATTACTACAACAGCAGCCAAGACGCCATCGAGATAAAAAGACAAAAGTAGCATGATACAAATACAGACTGTGGATGTTTTCAATGAACAGGGCGCCAGCTGCTACAATTGGATCCCGTGCCATGGCGTGATGCCTGCAAGGCGCGGAGGTCATGTGCATCCGGCGTCGTCGATTGCGCTGAAGAGTTTGTGTGAGCTTGACGATTTCGCTCATCCACGCGATTTTGTGCCGCGCGCAGTCGGGGAGGCATAGGTGGTGGTGGACCCGGCGGCGGACCAGGTGGTGGTGCGTGGGTCTGTAATGAGGAAATCAGCGGAGCAGATGCATGGAGACGCGCTGAAGGCGATTCAACCGGTAGCGACCGGGGCAACGATGATTGCACGAGTGAAGATCCCCCCTTAGTAGGCACCGAATCCTTCTCAAGATTGGACAGCAAAGACGATGACGATGCAACAGGCAATGTTGGTGCCCGTGACATTGTACCAGAATTGAGCTCAGAGGACTTCGATAATGGATCGAGCACCGCCCCAGAGGAGACTTCATTCAAATTTGTAGTTGAAGGAAGGTATGCTGTTCCCTGAGGTGGCGACCGAGGTATAATCACGGAGCGAATACCCGAGCGTTCCATGGACGGTAATGATGACGATACTGGCGAGCTTGGTGCTGCTTGCAAAGAAATTGGGTCATGGATTGGTAAATCCAAAGCCCCGTCGTTTCGCACGGGTTTCTCTCTCTGGGAATCGAATGAGACGATTTTTGATGGAGCAGTGGGTGTGTCGGCTGCTTCAGACTGGACCTGATTCTCCGGTCTACGTCGCGAAGACAAGCGCTTTTTATATTCTGCCAATGAGAGGCGTTTGGGTGGGGCTGGTGGTAATGAACTATTACCACTCATGACCGATGATTCCCGTCGCTGTATAGAAGTGTTGGTTTCGAGTGGGGATGAAGCAGCGACTGAAACTGCTGGGGTCGCAGCCGTTTGAGAGTCGACTGAAGGCCGTTTTGAAGCGCTCGAGGACAGAAGGGGGGGTGTGACGGAGCCTGAACGCGACTGAGTGGGCGACATCGGACGCACAGGGCCTAATTGAGGACTTGGACTTGCAACGGGGCGGACCTGGGGCGAACCAGTTAAGTCGGAATGCTCACGTTTGAGCGTATGCTTACCGGCAAGCGACTGCATCGATTTTTTCCTAATATGGCGAGACGGTGAAACAGGTGCACCTTCTTCATCAGACGAGGAAAAATCGACTTTATCCAAATGGCGCTTTTGTCGCTTGAGTCCTGACTGAGAAGCTGGGGTCACTTTGGAGAGACTCCTATTTTTTTGCTCATTAGGAGGACTAATTGTATCCGACCTTGAAGCCAAATTCGATATGCGGCGGGAGTCATTCCCAGACATTTTGTCTTTCGTTCGTATACGATCAGCCCTCTTCTTGAGAGGAAGAATCGACCGACTCTGTTGTTCCAAATGTCGCAAGGCCTCTTTCACCAATGCATCCTCATTTTCGCTTGCATAAGGATAGTCTTCTGATACAATCTCTGTTGCTGTTGAAGCACCACTTTCACTTTCAGTATCACTTTCGTGCTCCGACTCGGGCTTGTTATGTAGCGAATCCCAAGCGTTTGGTGGTTCGTCCGAGTATGGAACACGCTGGACGAAGCATTCGTTTTGAGAAATTTTAGCACACAAATGCGTAGTCGGATCCATGTTCAAGTCTGGCACCCAATGGCGGAATACGCCAACCAAAGGCTCAAAAGCAATAGGTTTCATCCTTGGATTTCTGGGCGAAGGCGATGTATATAATAAAGGCATCCCTTGACTTGCACGCAGCATTTGCGTTACAGCACAATTTTGACGTCTAGTGTGCAGAGAATTTGTACTGGAGCCACCTAATGATGGGCCAACACAACCACATGTGGTATAACTCAATATAATGGACAGGATGGCATTAAACTTGCGAGCAAGAATCGTGGATCCATAGGGAAAGTCACCACGCGCTGAAAATTCTTCTGCAGCTAACATCATTTCTTCCTTTGGTGACAGTGATTTGCGCAAACGTGTCGCATCATCCATAGCccatggacgacgagccaaAGAAGGGAGTATGTGTACGATATGATGATCATCCCATTCCCATCCAAGAGTGATTTCTTGAGATTTGGGGATTGCCGAGATAGCAAATATACCGAACGACAACCTTGGAATATCACTGGAACCATCGTAGTGAAAAATAGAGCGGAGAACAGCATTGGGATGACAACTTGAACGCGCGAACCGTGCTGAATTGCCATACATACGTGCATCTACAACCATGTTCAATGGTTGAGGAAACAAGTGAACATGCGGCTTCGTGGTACCCATTTGAGCATATTGGTTGATGGGATTTGAACGGTACGTATCAGCACTGTACAGCTCGCCAAGATACTCCATGATAAATGCACCAGCAGGAATATAGGTGTCAGAAAACAGTCCATGCATGGAAGGTCGACAAAACGCTTTGGATGCTGACCATACGTTCTGCGGCTCAGATGGCAACGGTTGCAAATGGGAGATATTGTTGAAAAAGCTGCCCGTTACTTGGTCAGAAATCGTACGAACGAGAGGATGAGTGGACAATTCAGTCAGTGATTTGCAATGAATTTCCACAGGAATGGTCTCAAAGCCCACAGCAGCAAGGCCACTTGGTAAAAGtttgcgctgctgctcgtgGGGCGGAAGCACTGTGCTACAGCGGAGAGGAGCAACAAAGAATCCACTTTCATCCGGTGTAGCCTTTAGTGGACTGCGACCAGTCCAGTGAAACAGATGAGTCGCAATTACTTGTAATATGTTTGGTTCACGAATGTGGTTCGAATCGATATTTGTGAACTCAATTTGCCAAGATTCAAACTTCATAGGTATTTCTTCATCATCGCTGCCCTTTGACGGAGATGGACCAGCCACTGACTTTCGCGTGTGGCTTCGTGAACGCTTATTTCGAGGCTTGGAACGAGAGGAACTCGTCGCATTCAAGTCCAAATCGTCAACAGTTTCGTGGTCGGGAACAGGGCGGGTTTGAGGTGAGCGACTAGACTGTCTTTTTTTTCGTGGCACAGGCACCTTGGTGCCATGTACGGCGGACTCCCAGGCCGCATTCGCAGCTGATTCGAACAAGGTAGACGCAGCTGAAGATGTTGTGTGCTTAGCTCGATGCGATTTACGAGCTTCTTCTTGGAGGCGGCGTCTTTGAACTGCTCGTGCATAATTAGAATCAACAGGGCGCGGATCGCATTGTTCACACAGATACTCGTCAGGCACGCTGGAGTGTGACATGCCGAAACAGGCGCAATGTTGCCATACGAGACAACGATCACATTGAATGGTGAACccgtcatcatcatcacaGAGGCAAATGCACCTGATCACTCCTGTTTCTTCGTCAGTTCCTTGGTCATTAGTATCAGCTTCCTGCTTGGGAGGACTGGGCATATCTTGGTGACTAGGTATAGACGTCGTGCCATTCTCTGAATGCATAAATGAGCCCATCATGGGAGCAAGAGGTATAGGTTTGGATATTGCTTCTTCCGCATGTTGCCGTTGTTTAATTACACTTTGCGCATCAGGAAGAGGCCTAATGTTCTCCGCTGACTCTGACGCGGTAATCATCAAGGGCACTTATCGAGAGGGGCTAGTAGGGGCCGTCTCAGTGTACTTGTCAAGTAGAAGCGTTTGTTGGGGCCTGCAAGTACTTTGAATTATATATACTTATTCAAATACACCCACAACCTTGTAAAGCATCGCGGACGAGGACCGCGGAGTCAATGGAGGAAAGGCGACCAAGACAGACCGAAACGAGATGTTCTACCTTAGAATCGCAGTCGCCCGCCACTTTCATCTCAAACCGGACTGCTTGGCTCGTTTTCGCGTCCGCCAGCAGAAAGTTCCCTCTTTTTATATCACGTGATTTGACAAAAATGCGCGGAGCGATCGCATGGAC
Protein-coding sequences here:
- a CDS encoding PHD finger and SET domain protein, which gives rise to MITASESAENIRPLPDAQSVIKQRQHAEEAISKPIPLAPMMGSFMHSENGTTSIPSHQDMPSPPKQEADTNDQGTDEETGVIRCICLCDDDDGFTIQCDRCLVWQHCACFGMSHSSVPDEYLCEQCDPRPVDSNYARAVQRRRLQEEARKSHRAKHTTSSAASTLFESAANAAWESAVHGTKVPVPRKKRQSSRSPQTRPVPDHETVDDLDLNATSSSRSKPRNKRSRSHTRKSVAGPSPSKGSDDEEIPMKFESWQIEFTNIDSNHIREPNILQVIATHLFHWTGRSPLKATPDESGFFVAPLRCSTVLPPHEQQRKLLPSGLAAVGFETIPVEIHCKSLTELSTHPLVRTISDQVTGSFFNNISHLQPLPSEPQNVWSASKAFCRPSMHGLFSDTYIPAGAFIMEYLGELYSADTYRSNPINQYAQMGTTKPHVHLFPQPLNMVVDARMYGNSARFARSSCHPNAVLRSIFHYDGSSDIPRLSFGIFAISAIPKSQEITLGWEWDDHHIVHILPSLARRPWAMDDATRLRKSLSPKEEMMLAAEEFSARGDFPYGSTILARKFNAILSIILSYTTCGCVGPSLGGSSTNSLHTRRQNCAVTQMLRASQGMPLLYTSPSPRNPRMKPIAFEPLVGVFRHWVPDLNMDPTTHLCAKISQNECFVQRVPYSDEPPNAWDSLHNKPESEHESDTESESGASTATEIVSEDYPYASENEDALVKEALRHLEQQSRSILPLKKRADRIRTKDKMSGNDSRRISNLASRSDTISPPNEQKNRSLSKVTPASQSGLKRQKRHLDKVDFSSSDEEGAPVSPSRHIRKKSMQSLAGKHTLKREHSDLTGSPQVRPVASPSPQLGPVRPMSPTQSRSGSVTPPLLSSSASKRPSVDSQTAATPAVSVAASSPLETNTSIQRRESSVMSGNSSLPPAPPKRLSLAEYKKRLSSRRRPENQVQSEAADTPTAPSKIVSFDSQREKPVRNDGALDLPIHDPISLQAAPSSPVSSSLPSMERSGIRSVIIPRSPPQGTAYLPSTTNLNEVSSGAVLDPLSKSSELNSGTMSRAPTLPVASSSSLLSNLEKDSVPTKGGSSLVQSSLPRSLPVESPSARLHASAPLISSLQTHAPPPGPPPGPPPPMPPRLRAAQNRVDERNRQAHTNSSAQSTTPDAHDLRALQASRHGTGSNCSSWRPVH